The Thunnus maccoyii chromosome 24, fThuMac1.1, whole genome shotgun sequence DNA window ATCCACTTTCCCGGTAGGAAGGACAGAGTCAAGTCGGCCATCGTCTAAGCCTTCCATGCGAACACACGGTCTATGTCTCCATCTAATGGTTGATTTGTAGTACTGACACAGATTCAGTCAAAAGCAATCGATAGCGGAGTTTGTGAGCTTTGATTAGAGGCCTAAACCGTCCAAATATGGTCCAAATCGACCAATGGTTTCCGGAGATATTGATGCCTGCTCAGGTTAGCTGAGATCGTTGCTCAGATTACATTaggattacattacatttgatGTAATTACAAATAGCTATTTCGGAATTCTTTTTCCACTAAAATTTCCCTAACTTTGCTCTGCTTCACCTTCTTAGCATCATTTTTGGGACAGGTAATGTTCACATGTTGTTTTATGGTTTACTAGAGGTTTTGGACTGCAATTGCATAACTTCAAAGGGGATATTTACTATAATActgttaagttgtttttttttttttaggtggaaATGAAATCTTTCATTTATGCCATGTTCCATCTTCATTTACTCTGACCCAGTAACATCTATACTGATGCTTACACCTCTGCACAAATCTCACATGTGTTACCTTTATTATGATATAAAAAGTGTTCATATAAACCTTGTAGTTGcagagatatactgtatttattatgAGTATGCCATTTTCGAGCAGGGGCCTGAGTCAGAGGCCTAGGGCTTAAGAGGTTAATTAGATCAAACTAGATGTGTTGGACAAACctaacaattaattaacacttaATCAAAATTGCTGGAGCCTTCAATGGTAAATAACCCGTAACTTTATCCTACAAatctgaatcagaatcatctttattggccaagtatgtttacacatacaagcaaTTTGACTCTGctttagtggctctcaatgttcttacacagaataacaacacaacaatcttcagaaatatacacaaggaatgactatatacaggtgaaactgtttctgtgaactgtaaacaggattgAAATAATAGTgtaaagaagtgaagagtgcgaggagtgatgagataaatattaaaaggtaaaaaaattACGCTActtcatatacatatattaggtggttatgtacagtatattcagcCTGTTCATACACCCACCGGGCGCACAGGCCAACAGTTAGGTCTACAGTTAGGTCTACAGCCTACAGGACACAATTAAACATCTATCTGcattcttttaataataatgtgttatttACTTGCAATTAGTAGGATAAACGTGAACTTGCCCAgcgctaagctaacgttagctggtcAACTACTATCTGTAGCAAACCATTATTTATCTGTCCATCGtttatgttttcactgtcaCTGACTCGTTTTCACTGATTGAActttcaacaacaataatatgaatcttactgtttttattccatCATGTTGAATTCCGATGTTTGTTCTGTCACTCAGAACTATGAGCTAAAGTTTAGATTTACTCTCATCATCACCGCTGACTGACTGTGAACAGTGCCAAACACCAGACTTTCACATGACTTCCCTTTTAACTGGTGGTGCAGCTACACAAAGTAACATCATTTTCTGCCAGGAAGCATCATGCACATGTTGAAGTGTAGCAGCTCAGACACGACTTGAGATACAAACTGTATTTGGAAATATGATTTGCTCTCTTTGTCTGTACTCCTGTATGAGAGTATTAaagtgtgtgtaagagagactTTATGTATAAATTCCTACAAAATAGTGTGTTATCAATGCTTAATATAAAAGATATTATTCATGAATATGCAATGAAAGTCTTGAGCTTTTTCCCATTTGGTTTATAGATTTGAgtttcacacacaaaattatAACCATTAAATTGGTCTAACATAAAGTTGTCCAATAATTTCAACAATTTCTTACAAATATCAGACCCTTTCGATGGTAGACTAAATTCAAAGTGAAACCAACTGTTCAggcattttggattttaaacattttagtgatttgtgaaatacaaatgaatcaaattaaatctgaaacttctattatgaatttaaaTAACTGGGTACATACAAGATGTacaagaggaaaacacagtcagtgaactgacctcagagtctccagtctacagtttggactctccagtccagcagacagaatCAATCCTGAGTCCTTCAGGTTGGAGTTTTCACTCAGGTCAAGCTCTctgagatgggaggggttggacttcagagctgaggccacaacttcacagtgagtctctgagagTCCAAAGCCCTTAAGCCTGTTATTAcaaattatattacatttaaatatgttaaaatcaAACACTTTTATCATAAATATAGACACTATGCATTTTGATGACAAAACAAATTTTGTTGTGGGGGTCAGCAGCTCCATATAGTGCGTATATGGTAAAATGCTGTCTGTTGTGATAAAACGCTGACTGTCAAAACACAAATCCTTAAGTCCTGAAGTTCTTCTGCTGGATTTGTATTAAAACTAGGAGGTGAAggataaactgtaaaatgtaacattgtTTACAATTGAACAGAATAACTGTGTTCATAAGTGTAAACACATCAACTACAAAGATTTTCTTGCTCTCAAAGTTTTGGTTACAACCAAAGAACAATTGTTGTGAGAATAACTGGTTTACAATTTTGCCAACAAGCAGCAGTAACACAAGCTGAACACACTTTAATAGTTTGTTAGTTTTAcaatttgcatgtatgtaaaggAGGGATGTATGATATGTCAGTGACTGATATTTTAtcaagaaatgagaaaatgtaactactgtattgttattgttttggtatttgAATTCCAGCCAATAATTGTGTCCAATAATGCAGAGCCTTTTTACAGTGAGTACAGTGAGACTGTGGACTAGAGACATCATTCTAAACCTGGTTGTGAACAGGGACTTTTTTTAAGGTCAGGTTTTGTGTTGGTACTGGAGCAGACTGAGAGTAACAGAGCAGACATGGTTTTAGAGTAGATTATACTAGTCTGTACAGTCCTGCCTCTCTtgcctttctctcctctgctctctgtgttgctgCCTGTTTGCACAAGGCCAGCGTAacttacaaacaaacataacctACATTGgtttaagataaataatatTGGTTATCGTATTGGTATcagacacaacaaacataatTATCAATTGTTGTCATTGGCCCTGAAATTCCACATTGGTGCATCTCTAAGGTGATTCACACTTTACAGCATGCAccatacatttacattatacTTTACTGTAATATTGATATGATTGATGTAATATTGGCTTTAtaatgttgatattttgtttCCCAATCACTctaaacactgtaaaacatttaaaatgttaaaaatgtttatctttGTTACAGGTACAAAGAGAACAATGTTTGGAGACCAAATAGGCTCTTCAGAGTTGGGTACAGAGGCAACAGGAGGTATCTAAAACTTCTTGAACTGAGCAGCTGGACAGTGACTCATTTATAATGTTGATAATCACATCTAGACTTACACagcctttctgcagttcctcacagctgggatcagtCTCAGTCGTCCCTTAtctgatgtgttgtacttcttCAAGTAcaactcatccagaacctcctctgacatctgcagcatgtaggccagagctgagcagtggatCTCAGAGAGTTTCTTCTttgatctgttctctgacttcaggaactcttggatctcctgatgtactgagcggtcgttcatctccatcagacagtggaagatgttgatgcttctgtcaggagacacagagatgttcttcttcttcagtttgttGATGGCTCTCTGGATGATTTCTGGACTGGTCTTTTTCtgacccagcaggcctcctaagagactctggttggactccagagagaggccatgaaggaaaCGAGCAAACAGGTCCAGATGGCCATTTTTACTTCTGAGAGATTTTTCCATGGATTTCATCAGGAAGACATCCAGGGATGAGTGACTATATTTTTTTCCCAGGAAGGCCTTCAGTacctctgtgttgctgctggtgtaacagtggtacatgtaaactgcagccagaaactcctgaacactcagatgaacaaagctGTAGACTGTTTTCTGGAAGATCACACTCTCTGTTTTGAGGATCTCTGTACAAAATCCTGAGTACACCgaggcctctgtgacatcaagaccacactgctCCAGGTCTTCTTGGTAGAATATGATGTTTCCCTTCTTCAGATGTTCAAAcgccagcctccccagcttcagaagaacttCCCTGTCAGCCTCTGTCAGCTCCTGTGGACTCATCTCATGTCCCTTATCATacttgtgcttcttcctctttgtctgaaccagcaggaagtgtgagtacatgtcagtcagggtcttgggcagctctcctctctggtctgtagtcaacatgtgctccagaactgtagcagtgatccagcagaagactgggatgtgacacatgatgtggaggctcctgGATGTCTTAATGTGTGAGATTATTTTGCTGAAGAGATCTTTATCGCTGAATCtcctcctgaagtactcctccttttgggcgtcagtgaagcctcgtacttctgttaccctgtTAACACAtgtaggagggatctgattggctgctgcaggtcgggaagttatccagaTGAGAGCCGAGGGAAGTAGATTCCCCATGAAGAGGTTTGTCAACAGCATGttgactgatgacttctgtgtgacatcagacacgACCTTCCTGTTCTTGAAATCTAATGAcagtctgctttcatccaggccgtcaaagatgaacaaaactttacagacagccagcttctctgctgtgaccttcttcaatgttggatggaaatcatggatcagcatgagaagactgtactgctcatctttgatcaagttcagctccctgaatGAAAAGagaatcaccagactgacatcttggttttccaagccctctgcccagtccagagtaAACTTCTTTACTGTGAAAGTTTTTCCAACACCAGCGACGCCACTCGTCATAACGACTCTGATGTGTCTCTGTTGGTCAGGTAAGACTTTAAAGATGTCGTGACACCTGATTGGAGTGTCATGGAGGATCTTCATCTTGGAAGCTGTCTCAAGCTGCCTCACTTCATGTTGGGTATTCACCTCttcactctgtccctctgtgatgtagagctcagtgtagatgctgttgaggagggtttcacttcctgcttcatcagttccttcagtcacacattcacatctcctcctcagacTGATCTTATGTTCATGTAAAACCTCCCAGAGAGCAACATTCactaaaacagagaaaaaagtgagACTCAACATCTGACAATTATTCATTATCaccaacacaaaaacaatcagtcttactttgtacagtgatggtctgactgtctgtctgcagtccagATCTTGTCCTGGATCTTTTTCCACACTGAGGACAGGAGAAGTctcctgatgaagcagactgGTCCCAGTATGAGTTGATGCACTGTCTGCAGAACCAGTGTCCACAGCTGGTAGAGACTGGATCCTTCAGGATGTCCTcctgacacaaagaacagcaggacaGCTGCTCCACCACAGAAACaccactcctcctcttcctcatcctctctctatAAAGACATTTCTTTATCACTAATATGCTTCATTGATTGTTGTTGAAAAATATTAAGATTTGGCAAACACTGTCTAAAAGCTCAGACAGTCACAGAGAACATTAAAAGTGTAGCTTCTTCTCTGacaataattattaattttattcaaaCTCTCCTGTtttcataaatacatatttaagtCTTGTAAACTGACATAAAGAGATTCATTTGTCTCTCTGCtgaaaacaatctttaaaaacaatctTATCTGGCTGTCTTACTTAACATTTAGTGATCTGCTTGTAGTTTGCTGTTAACACAAACTCGAcacttcctgcagctgcttcgCTGTAAAAGCCTTCCATTAAAGAGAGATGATTATGTCCTTTACTGCTTTACAGTCCCTTTGGGCAGCTTATCTTGGGTTAGTTAGGTTTGAACTGAGGTTAGAAGTGGTCTAAAACTTGTGGTAGACCAGCagtctgaaacacacagcatgtaacagtgtgtgacatGCATTAGTAAGGTCCACTTACTGATGattcagagctttcaactgcaagCTCCAAAAGATTAGTAAGTAGACCTTTGAGCTTAATTTTCTtcactatattttatataagcAGTTAGCTGAAGAGAAAAATCCAACACACATTATCAAGGTGAGCAAAGCATTTCTACAAATAACCTTTTCACCACATGTTGCACTATTATGATATGCATTCAACGGGACATCTGGTAGCTTATAACAGCAGACCTGAggtatattttgagtaaagtagggaattagaaaaataatgaaatataaacCATTTATATATCTCCCATTTTAATTAACTTAGAATAGGGATTATgattataaataaaatctaactCACAAACTAACTTACTActtttttcaccaaaacatcCAAAAAAGAGATGGCTGTCTCTAGTTTGTATCCCAGTATACCTCACAAGGACAGCCTGGAAGCTCTGAGTTATTTTTTGAATCTCAGAACTGAATTGGATCCCTCAATGGAGTTTTTGTTATCTTTAACCAGGGAAGTATTGACAAAGAATTATTTTAAGTTTCAGGACCAATATTATCTCCAACATCAGGGCTCAGCTATGGGCTCACTGGTGGCTCCGTATTATGCAAGTCTGTTTAAGAGGAAATTTAAGTTAGattttattcataataataatccccattctaaattaattaaaattggAGAATATATAGATGATTAATTTTTCATTTGGAGTGGTAGTGCTAATGACTTGAAAGAATTCCATGCATACATGAACTCAAGGAAGGAATCTATTAACTTAAcattgtgttttgatgttggaTGTATCTCTTTTTAGgatgttttggtgaaaaaaagTGGGAACCTCTATACACACGGCAgtatataaaaagaaaaccGAGAAGTTTACCTTACAGTCAATTATTGGGGATTAGACGCATCTGTAAATCGGAGGATTCATTTGAGTCACATGCTAAAGTCTTATGTGATAATTTTAAGTGTGTAGGGGTTATGGAGAGACGTTATTGGATTAGTATCTTAAGAGGGTACGCCTAGTTCAGCGATCAGAGCTACTTAAACCAAGGGAGGGATCTCTTCTCGGGGCTTGGCACTAGTGTCTACATTCAATTCTATCTTTAAGTCACTCCAAAAAGTAGTGAGTGAACATTGGCATATTTTTGGAGAGCAACCCCCATATTGCGAGTGCATTTCAAATTCCATCAATACTTTTATAAGAGGTCCTCCAACTTACGCGACCTCTTGGTGAAGTCTGATCTACCTAAGAGTTACATGCACTTTTTGTCTCAGATTCCCAGTGGTAACTTTCCTTGTCATAATTGTGTACACTGTTATGCTATTATTCAGGGTAATTATTTCACCCACCTGAAATCTGGTGTGGAGATTAAGGTTAAAGGCAGGATTACATGCAATaccaaatatgttgtttatttgttaagaTGTCCATGAAATTTATATTACGTTGGTAAAACAAAACGAGAGTTCAAAACTAGGATCTGTGAGCATAAGTGTTCCATCCACAATCATGACGATATATCATCTATGGCTAGGCATTTTAACAGCCATAACCATAGTTTGTCAGACTTACATTACATGAGCATTGAAACTGTGAATATGCCACGGAGAGGTGGCAGAGACAGAATCCTTCTACAGAGGGAGACGTACTGGATACACTCCCCGAATATCCTCATTCTTGAGGGGTTGAATGAACAGatttcattttcctgttttctaGTGAAGAATCTGCTACTTGATTGAGGTGTTtgcatttcagtttattttttttctattttattttactttattcattttatttgtttaattcactttatttttttttttattatttatttatttatttatcattattattattattattatcggtggtagtagtagtagtatttttatttgtctctcaTGAACTGAACAGAATTTGGTTTCGTTTTGGTTTATTTGAGTTCTATGAGATGTCATAACTCTATGCTCTTAGAAATTGTGAATATGCCAAGGAGAGATGGCTACAGGGACAGAGTTCTTCTGTAGAAGGAGACATATCGGACACACTCTCTAAATGCCTTGACTCTCAATGGATTGAGTAGGAgatttcattttccttttatgAACTTAAGATATTTTCTTTGTATGATCTGTATATAATTCTCTATGATGTGCCACATGAATGAGATTTGATT harbors:
- the LOC121892195 gene encoding NACHT, LRR and PYD domains-containing protein 12-like isoform X6 encodes the protein MSARVEEEEDRAEPPVSNVLSMKSDRYNDHFTTFSNEPGPSSTKGQTDHRQRAESPAWDCLSMKSDQSNRQPPTFSNEPGPSDTKGQTDHRQRAESPAWDCLSMKSDQSNRQPPTFSNEPGPSDTKGQTDHRQRAESPAWDCLSMKSDRSHRPPLNFSNEPGPSDTKERMRKRRSGVSVVEQLSCCSLCQEDILKDPVSTSCGHWFCRQCINSYWDQSASSGDFSCPQCGKRSRTRSGLQTDSQTITVQMNVALWEVLHEHKISLRRRCECVTEGTDEAGSETLLNSIYTELYITEGQSEEVNTQHEVRQLETASKMKILHDTPIRCHDIFKVLPDQQRHIRVVMTSGVAGVGKTFTVKKFTLDWAEGLENQDVSLVILFSFRELNLIKDEQYSLLMLIHDFHPTLKKVTAEKLAVCKVLFIFDGLDESRLSLDFKNRKVVSDVTQKSSVNMLLTNLFMGNLLPSALIWITSRPAAANQIPPTCVNRVTEVRGFTDAQKEEYFRRRFSDKDLFSKIISHIKTSRSLHIMCHIPVFCWITATVLEHMLTTDQRGELPKTLTDMYSHFLLVQTKRKKHKYDKGHEMSPQELTEADREVLLKLGRLAFEHLKKGNIIFYQEDLEQCGLDVTEASVYSGFCTEILKTESVIFQKTVYSFVHLSVQEFLAAVYMYHCYTSSNTEVLKAFLGKKYSHSSLDVFLMKSMEKSLRSKNGHLDLFARFLHGLSLESNQSLLGGLLGQKKTSPEIIQRAINKLKKKNISVSPDRSINIFHCLMEMNDRSVHQEIQEFLKSENRSKKKLSEIHCSALAYMLQMSEEVLDELYLKKYNTSDKGRLRLIPAVRNCRKAVLKGFGLSETHCEVVASALKSNPSHLRELDLSENSNLKDSGLILSAGLESPNCRLETLRLENCRLSEISCASLLSALKSNPSHLRELDLSGNSSVNGSEKNVLCDFLESPHCRLETLRLENCRLSEISCASLLSALKSNPSHLRELDLSGNSSVNGSEKNVLCDFLESPHCRLETLRLENCRLSEISCASLLSALKSNPSHLRELDLSGNSSVNGSEKNVLCDFLESPHCRLETLRLKSCRLSEISCASLVSALKSNPSHLRELDLSDNESLNGSGTKLCDFLESPHCRLETLRLKYCSLSEISCAPLLSALKSNSSHLRELNLSYNYKLRDSEMKMMSELEEIPHCRLETLRLWDCSLSEISCAPLASALRSDPSHLTELNLSNNKIQDLEMKMLDEFLESPHCRLETLRLESCSLSEISCASLLSALKSNPSHLRELDLSYNKSLDGSRTNLLCDFLESPHCRLETLRRLANQC
- the LOC121892195 gene encoding NACHT, LRR and PYD domains-containing protein 12-like isoform X5 → MSARVEEEEDRAEPPVSNVLSMKSDRYNDHFTTFSNEPGPSSTKGQTDHRQRAESPAWDCLSMKSDQSNRQPPTFSNEPGPSDTKGQTDHRQRAESPAWDCLSMKSDQSNRQPPTFSNEPGPSDTKGQTDHRQRAESPAWDCLSMKSDRSHRPPLNFSNEPGPSDTKERMRKRRSGVSVVEQLSCCSLCQEDILKDPVSTSCGHWFCRQCINSYWDQSASSGDFSCPQCGKRSRTRSGLQTDSQTITVQMNVALWEVLHEHKISLRRRCECVTEGTDEAGSETLLNSIYTELYITEGQSEEVNTQHEVRQLETASKMKILHDTPIRCHDIFKVLPDQQRHIRVVMTSGVAGVGKTFTVKKFTLDWAEGLENQDVSLVILFSFRELNLIKDEQYSLLMLIHDFHPTLKKVTAEKLAVCKVLFIFDGLDESRLSLDFKNRKVVSDVTQKSSVNMLLTNLFMGNLLPSALIWITSRPAAANQIPPTCVNRVTEVRGFTDAQKEEYFRRRFSDKDLFSKIISHIKTSRSLHIMCHIPVFCWITATVLEHMLTTDQRGELPKTLTDMYSHFLLVQTKRKKHKYDKGHEMSPQELTEADREVLLKLGRLAFEHLKKGNIIFYQEDLEQCGLDVTEASVYSGFCTEILKTESVIFQKTVYSFVHLSVQEFLAAVYMYHCYTSSNTEVLKAFLGKKYSHSSLDVFLMKSMEKSLRSKNGHLDLFARFLHGLSLESNQSLLGGLLGQKKTSPEIIQRAINKLKKKNISVSPDRSINIFHCLMEMNDRSVHQEIQEFLKSENRSKKKLSEIHCSALAYMLQMSEEVLDELYLKKYNTSDKGRLRLIPAVRNCRKAVLKGFGLSETHCEVVASALKSNPSHLRELDLSENSNLKDSGLILSAGLESPNCRLETLRLKSCRLSEISCASLVSALKSNPSHLRELDLSDNESLNGSGTKLCDFLESPHCRLETLRLKYCSLSEISCAPLLSALKSNSSHLRELNLSYNYKLRDSEMKMMSELEEIPHCRLETLRLWDCSLSEISCAPLASALRSDPSHLTELNLSNNKIQDLEMKMLDEFLESPHCRLETLRLESCSLSEISCASLLSALKSNPSHLRELDLSYNKSLDGSRTNLLCDFLESPHCRLETLRLRSCSLSEISWASLLSALKSNPSHLRELDLSDNESLDGSRTNLLCDFLESPDCRLETLRLKNCRLSEISCASLLSALKSNPSHLRELDLSWNYSVNGSEKNVLCDFLASPDCRLETLRLERCRLSGISCASLLSALKSNPSHLRELDLSYNESLDGSRTNLLCDFLESPHCRLETLRLWRCSLSKSSCASLLSALKSNPSHLRELDLSFNESLDGSKRNLQFDFLESPHCRLETLRLICCSLSEISCASLVSALKSNPSHLRELDLRYSSVSSSDKKLLSDLKKSPDCRLETLSL